One Halopelagius inordinatus genomic region harbors:
- a CDS encoding ABC transporter substrate-binding protein produces MTQPSTSTPVRRRAVLASLASGVTVLGSGCASRLRAATGWQSPDQVSLQIKTAPADADPYALRIARQVAEWFRTAGIDVQVTPMAEEELLRQVLLNHDFDLFVAPTPAQFGTPDALFSLLHSRFAGRQGWQNPFGYTNLDVDGLLEEQRRSTGSDRRDAVERLLKSVAATQPFTVVGFPDDIRAARTDRFTNWQNTDLQSPMGYLDLNRRGDVEDASLDGSNTPLDESDADEPHLEVVTTDERPTQNLNPLAVEFRRSSAIMGLLYDSLGYSRNGVTVEPWLAASWAFSEGDDGPVARIELRDDTVWHDGEPLTASDVEFTYSFLADTSLGSTIETEDGEDDSGPVPAPRFQGRSSLVTDVRAVDSRTVEIQFVDCEPRVATRALTVPVLPSHVWADRTGAASVGGIELGGATEALVTNNIPPVGSGPLEFVRNTPRETLVLDRFDDHFLSRDDVDGVPPQLADAPAFDRLTFSVVGSDMTAAETVASDDADVTGTPLGAATVPRIGRASALDLVVRRSQWFYLVGYNARRPPLTNPRFRNTLAHLVDKRHLTSEVFKGYAQPAASPLDGTRWLPSDLRWDGEDPVTPFLGTNGELDVERVREAFRDAGFQYEDGKLVGG; encoded by the coding sequence ATGACACAGCCGTCCACCTCGACTCCCGTCCGTCGGCGAGCCGTTCTCGCTTCGCTCGCCAGCGGCGTGACCGTCCTCGGAAGCGGTTGTGCCAGTCGCCTGAGGGCGGCCACGGGGTGGCAGTCGCCCGACCAGGTGAGCCTCCAGATCAAGACCGCCCCGGCCGACGCGGACCCGTACGCTCTCAGAATCGCCCGTCAGGTCGCCGAGTGGTTCCGAACCGCCGGAATCGACGTGCAGGTCACGCCGATGGCCGAAGAGGAGCTACTCAGACAGGTGCTTTTGAACCACGATTTCGACCTCTTCGTCGCGCCGACGCCGGCGCAGTTCGGGACGCCCGACGCTCTCTTCTCGCTTCTCCACTCCCGATTCGCGGGCAGGCAAGGGTGGCAGAACCCGTTCGGATACACCAATCTGGACGTGGACGGCCTGCTCGAAGAACAGCGGCGCTCGACGGGTTCCGACCGCCGCGACGCGGTCGAACGGCTGCTCAAATCCGTCGCCGCGACGCAGCCGTTTACCGTCGTCGGCTTCCCCGACGACATCCGCGCCGCACGGACGGACCGCTTTACCAACTGGCAGAACACCGACCTGCAGTCGCCCATGGGCTATCTCGATCTGAACCGACGCGGCGACGTCGAGGACGCCTCACTCGACGGGTCGAACACCCCACTCGACGAGTCGGACGCCGACGAACCCCACCTAGAGGTCGTGACGACCGACGAACGCCCGACGCAGAATCTGAATCCGCTCGCGGTCGAGTTCCGCCGCAGCAGCGCCATCATGGGGCTTCTGTACGACTCGCTCGGCTACTCGCGAAACGGGGTGACGGTCGAACCCTGGCTCGCGGCCTCGTGGGCGTTCTCTGAGGGCGACGACGGACCGGTCGCTCGGATCGAACTCCGCGACGATACCGTCTGGCACGACGGCGAACCGCTCACCGCCTCGGACGTCGAGTTCACCTACTCGTTCCTCGCGGACACGTCGCTCGGATCGACGATAGAGACCGAAGACGGCGAGGACGACAGCGGCCCCGTTCCGGCGCCCCGGTTCCAAGGGCGGAGTAGTCTCGTCACCGACGTCCGAGCGGTCGATTCTCGGACGGTCGAAATCCAGTTCGTCGACTGCGAACCGCGGGTGGCGACCCGCGCGTTGACCGTGCCGGTGCTCCCGAGTCACGTCTGGGCGGACCGGACGGGGGCCGCGTCCGTCGGCGGCATCGAACTCGGCGGTGCCACCGAGGCCCTCGTGACGAACAACATCCCGCCGGTGGGGAGCGGTCCGCTCGAATTCGTCCGGAACACGCCGCGAGAGACGCTGGTGCTCGACCGGTTCGACGACCACTTCCTCAGTCGCGACGACGTCGACGGCGTCCCGCCGCAACTCGCTGACGCCCCCGCGTTCGACCGCCTCACCTTCAGCGTCGTCGGGTCGGACATGACCGCCGCAGAGACCGTCGCGAGCGACGACGCGGACGTGACCGGCACCCCCCTCGGGGCCGCCACGGTGCCGCGAATCGGCCGCGCCAGCGCCCTCGATTTGGTCGTCCGCCGCTCTCAGTGGTTCTATCTCGTCGGCTACAACGCGCGTCGCCCGCCGCTTACGAACCCCCGGTTCCGAAACACCCTCGCGCACCTCGTGGACAAACGCCACCTCACCTCCGAGGTGTTCAAGGGGTACGCCCAACCTGCCGCCAGCCCGCTCGACGGGACTCGGTGGCTCCCCTCGGACCTGCGGTGGGACGGCGAAGACCCCGTCACGCCGTTTCTCGGGACGAACGGCGAACTGGACGTCGAACGCGTCAGAGAAGCGTTTCGCGACGCGGGCTTCCAGTACGAGGACGGAAAACTCGTCGGAGGGTAA
- a CDS encoding arylsulfotransferase family protein, which translates to MAPRRRTVRTVLAALVFLSAAVLVVGYVDAERTSDKVTGDPSVEQAFQTGDRSPVVGSRPNVTVVATDSNAFVGDEGDGPRARAELAAFAPDGSIYYYQDNHTRYWDVDPVSGTESTVEFVYADHLGEDVCDETVCTRNGVERVNLTTGERTQVYSRVTPGKHSTRWHDVDRIDDHRLLVADIDRDRVYVVNTTTELIEWEWDAQSEFDVTESGGPFPSDWTHLNDVEHVEIDGRDAAMVSLRNHDQVAFIDFERGLMEEWTLGEDGDHETIYEQHNPDFVPAERGGPAVVVADSENGRVVEYQREDGEWNRTWTWEDQRVQWPRDADRLPNGHTLVTDSNGDRVFEVNQSGDIVWSATVGFPYESERLGTGDESAGGESAASLGLSSRAPSEENRSALTRAQAALPPKVTNAISYAFPRWVGAFEAFAVVLLVASLLCWAVFEYRWTNVTVGVRSPLRFGRR; encoded by the coding sequence ATGGCACCCCGGAGGCGAACGGTTCGTACTGTGCTCGCTGCGCTCGTCTTTCTCTCCGCCGCGGTACTCGTGGTCGGATACGTCGACGCCGAGCGAACGAGTGACAAAGTGACCGGCGACCCGTCCGTCGAGCAGGCGTTCCAGACGGGCGACCGCTCACCGGTCGTCGGTAGTCGACCGAACGTGACCGTCGTCGCCACCGACTCGAACGCGTTCGTCGGCGACGAGGGCGACGGCCCGCGCGCCCGCGCAGAACTCGCCGCGTTCGCTCCGGACGGGAGCATCTACTACTACCAAGACAACCACACGCGCTACTGGGACGTCGACCCCGTCTCCGGAACCGAATCGACGGTCGAGTTCGTCTACGCCGACCACCTCGGCGAGGACGTCTGCGACGAGACGGTCTGTACCCGCAACGGCGTCGAACGGGTGAACCTCACCACGGGCGAACGGACGCAGGTGTACAGTCGCGTCACGCCCGGTAAACACTCGACACGGTGGCACGACGTCGACCGAATCGACGACCACCGCCTGCTGGTCGCCGACATCGACAGAGACCGCGTGTACGTCGTCAACACGACCACCGAACTGATCGAGTGGGAGTGGGACGCCCAATCCGAGTTCGACGTCACGGAAAGCGGCGGCCCGTTCCCGAGCGACTGGACCCACCTCAACGACGTGGAACACGTCGAAATCGACGGCCGAGACGCCGCCATGGTCAGCCTCCGGAACCACGACCAAGTCGCGTTCATCGACTTCGAGCGCGGACTGATGGAAGAGTGGACGCTCGGCGAGGACGGCGACCACGAGACGATATACGAACAGCACAACCCCGACTTCGTCCCGGCCGAACGCGGCGGACCGGCGGTGGTCGTCGCGGACTCCGAGAACGGACGCGTCGTCGAGTACCAACGCGAAGACGGCGAGTGGAACCGGACGTGGACGTGGGAAGACCAGCGCGTCCAGTGGCCGCGGGACGCCGACCGCCTCCCGAACGGCCACACCCTCGTCACCGACTCGAACGGTGACCGCGTCTTCGAGGTGAACCAGTCCGGCGACATCGTCTGGTCCGCGACGGTCGGCTTCCCCTACGAGTCCGAGCGGCTCGGAACCGGCGACGAGAGCGCGGGCGGCGAGAGCGCCGCCAGCCTCGGCCTCTCCTCGCGGGCACCGTCCGAGGAGAACCGCTCTGCCCTGACGCGGGCGCAGGCGGCACTGCCGCCGAAGGTGACGAACGCCATCTCGTACGCCTTCCCGCGGTGGGTCGGGGCCTTCGAGGCGTTCGCGGTCGTCCTGTTGGTCGCGTCGCTCCTCTGTTGGGCCGTCTTCGAGTACCGGTGGACGAACGTCACGGTCGGCGTCCGCTCGCCGTTACGTTTCGGACGCAGATGA
- a CDS encoding glycosyltransferase family 39 protein, with the protein MTVREPSVGRVRASADRIRRVVPLEARDRRWLTLAVVPSVVAVFVYLLTNPYPAYGAGLYVQIAEEIIAGGYAPPTRIPGYTADGVPFAYPPLQFYVLAALLDFGADPVAVARFLPSVAVVAAQVPVYLLARDYTGSRPTGAVAAAMVALNPQILEWHISAGGVVRGFAFLYALTAIYAGYHVFTSGSRSAVLAGLLTFGLTLLTHPTYSLFVVVTYLLFWAVLDRSLGGLARGAVVGLGGTAVAAPWFGWIATVHGIGTFTAASSTHGGIGGGLDALYGAVSVYTAVPFAAAAYLLFVRREWFLPAWFVAAELLFQQPRFSYTAGAFALAATGLDVVRRTGVLDRTGGRNVDWRAVGAATLILVGTVGGGTYLAYEMSLTTDPSTPEFLDDEAVAAMEWAAAETPEDATFVVLGDAAEWFPASAERTILVGPWGVEWEGAESYEPQLDAYTDVSRCQNVACVEETTATVGANPDYVYVPKGRYTVRGAGVVQFGTLDRSFEQSPRWERAFENEGVVIYRAVDAA; encoded by the coding sequence ATGACGGTTCGAGAGCCCTCGGTCGGTCGGGTGCGCGCGAGCGCCGACCGGATTCGCCGCGTCGTTCCGCTCGAGGCGCGCGACCGCAGGTGGCTGACGCTCGCGGTCGTTCCGAGCGTCGTCGCCGTCTTCGTCTACCTCCTGACGAACCCGTATCCGGCCTACGGCGCCGGGCTGTACGTCCAAATCGCCGAGGAGATAATTGCCGGGGGGTACGCTCCGCCGACCCGGATTCCGGGGTACACCGCCGACGGCGTCCCCTTCGCGTACCCGCCGCTACAGTTCTACGTGCTCGCCGCGCTCCTCGATTTCGGAGCCGACCCCGTCGCAGTCGCTCGGTTTCTCCCCAGCGTAGCGGTCGTCGCCGCCCAGGTTCCGGTCTACCTCCTCGCGCGCGACTACACCGGCTCTCGCCCGACGGGGGCCGTCGCGGCGGCGATGGTGGCGCTCAACCCGCAGATACTGGAGTGGCACATCTCCGCGGGCGGCGTCGTCCGCGGGTTCGCCTTCCTCTACGCCCTGACCGCCATATACGCCGGCTACCACGTCTTCACCTCGGGCAGTCGAAGCGCCGTCCTCGCCGGACTGCTGACGTTCGGCTTGACGCTTTTGACCCATCCGACGTACTCGCTTTTCGTCGTCGTGACGTATCTGCTCTTTTGGGCGGTTCTCGACCGCTCGCTCGGCGGGTTGGCCCGCGGTGCGGTCGTCGGACTCGGGGGAACCGCCGTGGCCGCGCCGTGGTTCGGATGGATTGCCACAGTCCACGGTATCGGGACGTTCACCGCAGCGTCGAGCACTCACGGCGGTATCGGCGGTGGGTTGGACGCCCTGTACGGTGCCGTCTCGGTGTACACCGCCGTCCCGTTCGCGGCGGCGGCGTACCTCCTTTTCGTCCGGCGAGAGTGGTTTCTTCCCGCCTGGTTCGTCGCCGCGGAACTGCTGTTCCAACAGCCCCGGTTCTCGTACACGGCGGGCGCGTTCGCCCTCGCCGCCACCGGACTCGACGTCGTACGACGGACGGGTGTTCTCGACCGGACCGGCGGCCGAAACGTCGACTGGCGCGCGGTGGGAGCGGCGACGCTGATACTCGTCGGCACCGTCGGCGGCGGGACGTACCTCGCCTACGAGATGTCGCTCACCACGGACCCTTCGACGCCCGAGTTCCTCGACGACGAGGCGGTGGCCGCGATGGAGTGGGCGGCCGCGGAGACGCCCGAAGACGCGACGTTCGTCGTCCTCGGCGACGCCGCCGAGTGGTTCCCCGCGTCCGCGGAGCGCACGATACTGGTCGGTCCGTGGGGCGTCGAGTGGGAGGGCGCAGAGAGCTACGAGCCGCAACTCGACGCCTACACGGACGTCTCCCGCTGTCAGAACGTCGCCTGCGTCGAGGAAACCACCGCAACCGTCGGCGCGAATCCGGACTACGTCTACGTCCCGAAGGGCAGGTACACAGTCCGCGGCGCGGGAGTGGTGCAGTTCGGAACGCTCGACCGGTCGTTCGAGCAGTCGCCGCGGTGGGAACGGGCGTTCGAGAACGAGGGCGTCGTCATCTACCGCGCGGTGGACGCGGCGTGA
- a CDS encoding NADP-dependent oxidoreductase — protein MRDSNREWYFAERPEGEPNLDCFELREGEKPEPRHGEILVRVRYLSVDPYMRGRMRDTESYAEPWDVGDALKGGIVGEVVASESDRYESGDFVTGEGTWADYTVLDADDVAPVDPEIAGLPAYLGVLGMPGRTAYFGLLDAGEPKPGDTVVVSGAAGAVGSVVGQIAKLNGCRVVGFAGSDEKTDWLTDDLGFDAAVNYKTTDDYSAALDDAAPDGVDVYFDNVGGPITDAVFTKLNVDARVAVCGQIAHYNDEGVPTGPRKLPMLIAPRAKVQGLLVGDYATRFGEASEQLGEWVATGTLEHRETVVEGLENAPDAFLGLFSGDNIGKQVVRVSE, from the coding sequence GTGCGAGACTCAAATCGCGAGTGGTATTTCGCAGAGCGACCCGAAGGCGAACCGAATCTGGACTGTTTCGAGTTGCGAGAGGGGGAGAAACCCGAACCGAGACACGGCGAGATTCTCGTTCGCGTCCGCTACCTTTCGGTCGACCCCTACATGCGCGGCCGAATGCGGGACACCGAGTCGTACGCGGAACCGTGGGACGTCGGCGACGCGCTGAAAGGCGGTATCGTCGGGGAAGTCGTAGCGAGCGAGAGCGACCGCTACGAGAGCGGCGACTTCGTCACCGGCGAGGGCACGTGGGCCGACTACACCGTCTTAGACGCCGACGACGTCGCGCCCGTCGACCCCGAGATAGCCGGACTGCCGGCGTATCTCGGCGTACTCGGGATGCCGGGACGGACGGCGTACTTCGGACTGCTCGACGCCGGCGAACCGAAGCCCGGCGATACGGTCGTAGTCTCGGGCGCGGCGGGGGCGGTCGGGTCGGTCGTCGGACAGATAGCGAAGCTGAACGGCTGTCGCGTCGTCGGGTTCGCCGGGTCCGACGAGAAGACGGACTGGCTCACCGACGACCTCGGGTTCGACGCGGCGGTCAACTACAAGACGACCGACGACTACTCCGCGGCTTTGGACGACGCCGCGCCGGACGGCGTGGACGTCTACTTCGATAACGTCGGCGGACCGATCACGGACGCGGTGTTCACGAAACTCAACGTGGACGCGCGCGTGGCGGTCTGCGGGCAGATAGCGCACTACAACGACGAGGGCGTCCCGACGGGCCCGCGGAAACTCCCGATGCTCATCGCGCCGCGAGCGAAAGTCCAGGGGCTTCTCGTCGGCGACTACGCGACGCGCTTCGGAGAGGCGAGCGAACAACTCGGCGAGTGGGTGGCGACCGGTACCCTCGAACACCGCGAGACTGTCGTCGAGGGGTTGGAGAACGCGCCCGACGCGTTCCTCGGACTGTTCTCCGGGGACAACATCGGAAAACAGGTCGTCCGGGTCTCCGAGTAG
- a CDS encoding ParA family protein produces MISYALWSEAGGVGKTALAVNLAAAHRRHGQKTLLVDLDPQNGGASHHLGVDDERADPEVDNLVRHLIDRPKGDFSDLVRETTHGLHVVPSHNMLDSLETNLQRAQEMEQDMGGRFVKELQLRRVLGDAGVPEEYDVVVVDPPATGGQHVYNAVAATGNVVIPLELSPKGEQSLYGLEDTVSNLEAEVETEVGVVAVVPNKVRRTRVRDKYEAALNELDYPVSPVMIPVREAMLNGAWDARTTAFDFVSNNKRADREHDTLRAFDELARFVSAQYGVELTEADLSADEREVVA; encoded by the coding sequence ATGATATCGTACGCGCTCTGGAGTGAGGCGGGCGGGGTGGGGAAAACCGCGTTGGCGGTGAACCTCGCCGCGGCGCACCGACGGCACGGACAGAAGACGCTCCTCGTGGACCTCGACCCGCAGAACGGCGGTGCGAGTCACCACCTCGGCGTCGACGACGAACGGGCCGACCCCGAGGTGGACAATCTCGTACGCCACCTCATCGACCGGCCGAAAGGCGACTTTTCGGACCTCGTCCGCGAGACGACGCACGGTCTGCACGTGGTCCCGAGCCACAACATGCTCGACAGTCTGGAGACGAACCTCCAACGGGCCCAAGAGATGGAACAGGATATGGGGGGTCGCTTCGTGAAGGAACTGCAACTCCGACGCGTCCTCGGCGACGCGGGCGTCCCGGAGGAGTACGACGTCGTCGTCGTGGACCCGCCTGCGACCGGCGGGCAACACGTCTACAACGCCGTCGCGGCCACCGGAAACGTCGTCATCCCGCTCGAACTCTCGCCGAAAGGCGAACAGTCGCTGTACGGCCTCGAAGACACCGTCTCGAACCTCGAAGCCGAAGTCGAAACCGAAGTCGGCGTCGTCGCCGTCGTGCCGAACAAGGTTCGCCGAACGCGGGTTCGCGACAAGTACGAGGCGGCGTTGAACGAACTCGACTACCCCGTCTCGCCGGTGATGATACCCGTCCGCGAGGCGATGCTGAACGGCGCGTGGGACGCCCGAACGACGGCGTTCGACTTCGTCTCGAACAACAAACGCGCGGACCGAGAGCACGACACGCTCCGAGCGTTCGACGAACTCGCCCGGTTCGTCTCCGCGCAGTACGGGGTCGAACTCACGGAAGCGGACCTCTCGGCCGACGAACGCGAGGTGGTCGCATGA
- a CDS encoding MOSC domain-containing protein, with the protein MGTLEQIAVYPVKGLGRVLVDEARVLEGGTLEYDREFALFDEDGDVVNGKRTARVHDVETAFDAETGVLTVRPDDGEAREFDLDAERDRASEWFSAFFDAELTLERDRTLGFVDRREMGPSVISTATLREVASWFDGATVEGMRRRLRANVEVSGVPAFWEDRFVGPDAPSFVAGDVRFDGVTPCGRCVVPGRNPDTGDPTPGFRERFVERRRETFPEWADETAFDHFYTLMVITTVPERYRGATVRVGDSVRSVEE; encoded by the coding sequence ATGGGAACGCTCGAACAGATTGCGGTGTATCCGGTGAAAGGACTCGGGAGAGTACTCGTCGACGAGGCTCGGGTGTTGGAGGGTGGAACGCTCGAATACGACAGGGAGTTCGCGCTTTTCGACGAAGACGGCGACGTGGTGAACGGAAAGCGGACGGCCCGCGTCCACGACGTCGAGACGGCGTTCGACGCGGAGACGGGGGTGTTGACAGTGCGCCCCGACGACGGAGAGGCGCGCGAGTTCGACCTCGACGCCGAACGGGACCGGGCCTCGGAGTGGTTCAGCGCGTTCTTCGACGCGGAGTTGACGCTGGAACGGGACCGAACGCTCGGGTTCGTCGACCGGCGCGAGATGGGGCCGTCCGTGATAAGCACAGCGACCCTTCGAGAAGTCGCCTCGTGGTTCGACGGAGCGACGGTGGAGGGAATGCGGCGTCGCCTCCGGGCGAACGTCGAAGTCAGCGGCGTGCCGGCGTTCTGGGAGGACCGGTTCGTCGGCCCGGACGCGCCGTCGTTCGTCGCCGGAGACGTTCGGTTCGACGGCGTCACGCCCTGCGGTCGGTGCGTCGTCCCGGGACGAAATCCCGACACCGGAGACCCGACGCCCGGATTCCGCGAACGGTTCGTCGAACGGCGACGGGAGACGTTTCCCGAGTGGGCCGACGAGACGGCGTTCGATCACTTCTACACGCTGATGGTGATCACGACGGTTCCCGAACGGTACCGCGGAGCGACGGTCCGCGTCGGCGACTCGGTCCGATCCGTCGAAGAGTGA
- a CDS encoding diacylglycerol/lipid kinase family protein: MTDQNTTRGDSDRSKTDDENHDRWHVILNPVSGTGDHGAEVHSLASERGYIVKETESEGDAAALAKEAAEDGVQRIAACGGDGTIHQVLVGIDRADALDEVTFGVIPGGTGNNFAGNVGVRSIEHAFELLDGGERRRIDLGEADGEPFVNSCIAGLTSKTSSDTSSELKERVGTLAYVINGIQKAATFEPLHVAIDIEEGQGGNSTTWEGDALCLLVGNARRFTTGSQAHVEDGLFEVTIVEEMPTTEMLTEAAAQRLFGQETEHVTQLAAERLDITHKQGDGVEFSLDGEMRTHEQLTLDVRPGDLEVVVGPEYDPVPIEG; this comes from the coding sequence ATGACAGACCAGAACACGACTCGCGGCGACTCGGACAGGTCGAAGACAGACGACGAGAACCACGACCGGTGGCACGTCATTCTCAACCCGGTGAGCGGAACCGGCGACCACGGAGCGGAGGTCCACTCGCTGGCGTCAGAGCGGGGGTACATCGTCAAAGAGACCGAATCGGAAGGTGACGCGGCCGCTCTCGCGAAAGAGGCCGCAGAGGACGGCGTGCAGCGAATCGCCGCCTGCGGCGGCGACGGGACGATACATCAGGTCCTCGTCGGAATCGACAGAGCGGACGCGCTCGACGAGGTTACGTTCGGCGTCATCCCCGGCGGGACGGGGAACAACTTCGCGGGTAACGTTGGCGTGCGGAGCATCGAACATGCTTTCGAACTCCTCGACGGCGGCGAACGACGGCGAATCGATTTGGGCGAAGCCGACGGCGAACCGTTCGTCAACTCCTGTATCGCCGGACTGACGTCGAAGACGAGTTCTGATACGAGTTCGGAGTTGAAAGAGCGAGTCGGCACCCTCGCGTACGTGATAAACGGGATACAGAAAGCGGCCACCTTCGAGCCGCTTCACGTCGCAATCGACATCGAGGAGGGTCAAGGCGGGAACTCGACGACGTGGGAAGGCGACGCGCTCTGTCTCCTCGTCGGGAACGCGCGTCGCTTCACCACGGGAAGCCAAGCGCACGTGGAGGACGGTTTGTTCGAGGTGACCATCGTAGAGGAGATGCCGACGACGGAGATGCTCACCGAGGCGGCGGCACAGCGACTGTTCGGACAGGAGACGGAACACGTCACCCAACTGGCCGCCGAACGACTCGACATCACCCACAAACAGGGCGACGGGGTCGAGTTCAGTTTAGACGGGGAGATGCGGACCCACGAACAGTTGACGCTCGACGTCCGACCGGGCGATTTGGAGGTAGTCGTGGGTCCGGAGTACGACCCGGTACCGATAGAAGGCTGA
- a CDS encoding YqjF family protein → MVPMAFGWEHVLFANWRVEADVVDAHLPEALSVQEYDGDGWLSVVPFRNVKVRPRGLPASVGIPLPELNLRTYVTCDGEPGVYFFNLDANSLFAVLGARVTHRLPYYYARMRMTGDDGRVRFESRRRHPGDRPVRFSASYGPTGELFEAEPGSMAAFLTDRTRLYTQDSTGSIRYTDVSHDPWTLYSAEWSVDENTLFEANGFDHPEGEPVLYYSPRTDVVTSRSKRWRAE, encoded by the coding sequence ATGGTTCCGATGGCGTTCGGTTGGGAGCACGTTCTGTTCGCGAACTGGCGCGTCGAGGCGGACGTCGTAGACGCCCACCTTCCCGAGGCCCTCTCCGTGCAGGAATACGACGGGGACGGATGGCTCTCCGTCGTTCCGTTCCGGAACGTGAAGGTCCGCCCGCGTGGACTCCCGGCGTCGGTGGGAATCCCGCTTCCGGAGTTGAACCTCCGGACGTACGTCACCTGCGACGGCGAACCGGGCGTCTACTTCTTCAATCTGGACGCGAACAGTCTCTTCGCGGTGCTCGGTGCCCGCGTGACGCATCGACTCCCGTACTACTACGCTCGAATGCGGATGACGGGCGACGACGGCCGCGTTCGGTTCGAGAGCAGGCGGCGCCACCCCGGCGACCGACCGGTCCGTTTTTCGGCGTCCTACGGACCGACGGGCGAGTTGTTCGAGGCCGAACCCGGGTCGATGGCGGCGTTTCTGACCGACCGGACGCGACTGTACACGCAGGACTCGACGGGGTCGATTCGGTACACCGACGTCTCCCACGACCCGTGGACGCTCTACTCGGCGGAGTGGTCCGTCGACGAGAACACGCTGTTCGAGGCCAACGGGTTCGACCACCCCGAAGGGGAACCAGTGCTCTACTACAGTCCGAGAACCGACGTTGTCACCTCTCGAAGCAAGCGGTGGCGCGCCGAGTGA
- a CDS encoding DUF362 domain-containing protein yields MNSLSDLVVGEETVLEACGEVTLPEMGLVEQVWETDPIPEGEIARRAADAVSDLPLDRIPDGGEVAVGAGSRGIANLSTIVGGVVEELQSRGYEPFVFPAMGSHGGATAEGQAEMLAELGVDERTIGCEIRSSMDVVQIGTTPEREVPVVADANAAAADAILPVNRVKPHTDFDGTVESGLSKMLVIGMGKQRGAKIAHEWAVDWSFRNMIPEITEQLLDELPVVGGVAIVEDQHDDTDHIEGVPPGGFLDREAELLETAYDIMPKIPYEKLDVLVVDRQGKDVSGQGMDTNVIGRRPFAINEPGPDKPEIKRIYTRRLTETTHGNAMGMGSADFVHRDVAAELDSSTTLINAITASTTRGVRLPPVVETDRAGLVAALSTLGVVGPDDARVLRATDTMRLDRTYASKALVEEARDRDDLRVLAEPEPIRFEDGQFAAPTPHATE; encoded by the coding sequence ATGAACTCACTGTCGGACCTCGTCGTCGGCGAGGAGACTGTTCTCGAAGCCTGCGGCGAGGTAACGTTACCCGAGATGGGACTCGTAGAGCAGGTCTGGGAGACGGACCCGATTCCGGAGGGCGAAATCGCGCGGCGGGCGGCCGACGCCGTCTCTGACCTCCCACTCGACCGCATCCCCGACGGCGGAGAGGTGGCCGTCGGCGCGGGCAGTCGCGGTATCGCGAACCTCTCGACCATCGTCGGCGGCGTGGTCGAGGAACTCCAATCGCGGGGGTACGAACCGTTCGTGTTCCCGGCGATGGGCAGTCACGGCGGCGCGACGGCCGAGGGGCAAGCGGAGATGCTCGCGGAACTGGGCGTGGACGAACGCACCATCGGGTGCGAAATCCGGTCGAGCATGGACGTCGTCCAGATAGGTACGACGCCGGAACGAGAGGTGCCCGTCGTGGCCGACGCGAACGCCGCCGCCGCCGACGCGATTCTCCCCGTCAACCGAGTCAAGCCGCACACAGACTTCGACGGAACGGTCGAAAGCGGCCTCTCGAAGATGCTCGTCATCGGGATGGGCAAACAGCGCGGCGCAAAAATCGCCCACGAGTGGGCCGTCGATTGGAGTTTCCGCAACATGATTCCGGAGATAACGGAGCAGTTGCTCGACGAACTGCCCGTCGTCGGCGGCGTCGCCATCGTCGAGGACCAACACGACGATACGGACCACATCGAGGGCGTCCCCCCCGGGGGGTTCCTCGACAGGGAAGCCGAACTGTTGGAGACGGCGTACGACATCATGCCGAAGATTCCGTACGAGAAACTGGACGTCCTCGTCGTCGATAGGCAGGGAAAGGACGTCAGCGGACAGGGGATGGACACGAACGTCATCGGCCGACGGCCGTTCGCCATCAACGAACCCGGTCCGGACAAACCGGAGATAAAGCGCATCTACACGCGACGTCTCACCGAGACGACGCACGGAAACGCCATGGGGATGGGTTCTGCGGACTTCGTTCACCGCGACGTCGCCGCCGAACTCGATAGTTCGACGACCCTGATAAACGCCATCACGGCGAGTACGACTCGGGGCGTCCGACTCCCGCCGGTGGTCGAAACCGACCGCGCGGGCCTCGTGGCCGCGCTTTCGACGCTGGGCGTCGTCGGACCGGACGACGCTCGGGTCCTCAGAGCGACCGACACGATGCGATTAGACCGGACGTACGCCTCGAAAGCGCTCGTAGAGGAGGCACGCGACAGAGACGACCTGCGCGTCCTCGCGGAACCGGAACCGATACGGTTCGAAGACGGGCAGTTCGCCGCGCCGACGCCGCACGCGACGGAGTGA